The genomic segment CAGTTATCACTCAAGTGAGAAGCCAAGTGATGGACCTTTCTGTGCTTCCTCATTTGTTGTTAGCTTCTATGTACCAAAGAAGAACCAGCCAAATCCTCCTCCAGCTAAAGGCCTTCACCTCCAAAAATGGGGCAAAACTTATGTGGCCGTCAGGCAATTTGGCGGATTTGTAGCTGAAGTTGATGTTGCCAAAGAAGCTGCAGCCCTGAGTGCAAGCATTGCTGATACTAAATGGGCAGCAGCCGTTGACAAAAGCCATGCTGCAGATAATACTACAATGTATACAGTGGCGGGATACAACTCTCCGTTTGAGTTCAAGAACAGAGTTAATGAGATATGGTTTACGTTTGATTTGGACGAAGCATCTGCCATTTGAGAGGCGCTTGTTCAAGAATAGAGTTAATGAGATATGGTTTACTTTTGgtttactatctccttaattttcttgttttgtatTATCCACTAAAGGACAGTTGACAAGTCCTAGTAATTTTGTATAACCACAATGCTACATTATGTACTGCAAATAAGATAGGTTGTATAATACAATCTGATTCTGAGAATTTGGTGGTTAAGACACCTCTGTGAAGTCAAGATCTTTCAAAATAATCCAATTACAGCAATTTAGAACTTGAAGGGGAGCCTCTAAGTAACGGTATAGTTGTCTCCCTATTATTTATAGATCACGAGTTCAAGCCGTAAAATCAGTTACTTTGTCAGAGGGTGAGCTGCCTACATTACACTCCCTTGGAGTGCAGCCCTCTTTCGAACCCAGTGAAAGCAAGATGCTTCGTACACTAGGCTACCCTATGTAGCAATTCAGCAAGCTAAATAAGATATCACATGAAAGGATGtgaaaaaagatataaaaaaataaaaaaaaaagattatttacTGCCTTAGTATTAATGGCGTTTTAATGGGAGAATCAAACAACAAGATGCTGAAACACCAAAGACTTTTCCCTTTACTTGTTATTCTTTTTGGTTTTGGAGAAGGGGGAGGCTGCAACTATGCAGATtatttaatgtacaagttgtcAAGATAATTAGCCACAGCAAGCATATGTACAACTTCGAATTACTAAAAAAGGATCACTTGTTCCCTTGAACTGACAATTGATTGATGTGCTCCCATTCAATGA from the Lycium ferocissimum isolate CSIRO_LF1 chromosome 11, AGI_CSIRO_Lferr_CH_V1, whole genome shotgun sequence genome contains:
- the LOC132036579 gene encoding LOW QUALITY PROTEIN: uncharacterized protein LOC132036579 (The sequence of the model RefSeq protein was modified relative to this genomic sequence to represent the inferred CDS: deleted 2 bases in 1 codon), producing the protein MMCVSMNLLMRVCFFLVIISKLCNGYSINQVKLNFYPPSCERIECPKYELIESGKDYEIRSYNSAMWISTAPIDDISLYSATRTGFFRLFDYIQGKNNYQEKIEMTAPVITQVKPSDGPFCASSFVVSFYVPKKNQPNPPPAKGLHLQKWGKTYVAVRQFGGFVAEVDVAKEAAALSASIADTKWAAAVDKSHAADNTTMYTVAGYNSPFEFKNRVNEIWFTFDLDEASAI